The Cryptomeria japonica unplaced genomic scaffold, Sugi_1.0 HiC_scaffold_2204, whole genome shotgun sequence genome includes the window agccaaaaaaccaaaccccccctaaaAAAGGCAAAAAAGGAGGTTTGGTGGCTctttggtggtccggtggccagtgggtggtaGCCGGGTGGCATCCTGGTGGCTGGGCGATGGTCGACTGGAAAAAACTGGCGGGGGCCGTTGTGGCAGCGGGCTATAGGTGGCGGCTGGGCGGGGGCCGCTCGGGTGGTGGGCCGTGGCGGGGCGGTGCTGCACTACGGCTGGGCAGCGAGCCGGGCGGAGGAGGCTACACAGGAAGCGGCCGACGACAGGGTGGTGGGGGCTACAGACAGCGACCGTGGGGCCGGCGGAGGCTGAGAGGTGGCAACTGGGGAGCGGGGGGCCTCAG containing:
- the LOC131873567 gene encoding glycine-rich RNA-binding protein 7-like codes for the protein MAKGGMEVAEAVAKVGVGCEAGMNKAQRKRLMAKGGMVLEEAVADEGVSREWVVAGWHPGGWAMVDWKKLAGAVVAAGYRWRLGGGRSGGGPWRGGAALRLGSEPGGGGYTGSGRRQGGGGYRQRPWGRRRLRGGNWGAGGLRWRRVSPKGALLEGGMRELP